The Agromyces hippuratus genome has a window encoding:
- a CDS encoding LLM class F420-dependent oxidoreductase, whose protein sequence is MRFGMFVPQGWRYDLVGIDPAQHWQTMRSLAEYADAPDSVWESMWVYDHFHTTPVPSPTEATHEAWSLMAAFAASTSRVRIGQMCTCMSYRNPAHLAKVAATVDHVSGGRLEMGIGGGWYEQEWQAYGYGFPPVPERLGRLREGVEIMHQAWTTGSATLDGTYYQVDGAIVQPQPVQPGGIPFWIAGGGEKVTLKIAAKYASYTNFTGTPEEFSHKSAVLRAHCESLGTDFEAITRSSNFNTVVGIDEADVARRLAAIEARLAPFLGPEKAASLMAENYHSPNAAVGTPAQVAAKLAQRRELGLGYSIHYFPEAAYDRSGLELFAAEVVPALR, encoded by the coding sequence ATGCGATTCGGAATGTTCGTTCCCCAGGGCTGGCGTTACGACCTCGTCGGCATCGACCCGGCCCAGCACTGGCAGACGATGCGCTCGCTCGCCGAGTACGCCGACGCGCCCGACTCGGTGTGGGAATCGATGTGGGTCTACGACCACTTCCACACGACCCCGGTGCCGTCGCCGACCGAGGCGACCCACGAGGCGTGGAGCCTCATGGCCGCGTTCGCCGCGTCGACGTCTCGCGTCCGCATCGGCCAGATGTGCACCTGCATGAGCTATCGCAACCCCGCTCACCTCGCGAAGGTCGCCGCCACGGTCGACCACGTCTCGGGCGGACGCCTCGAGATGGGCATCGGCGGCGGCTGGTACGAGCAGGAGTGGCAAGCTTACGGCTACGGCTTCCCGCCGGTGCCCGAGCGACTCGGGCGCCTTCGTGAGGGCGTCGAGATCATGCACCAGGCCTGGACGACCGGTTCGGCGACGCTCGACGGCACGTACTACCAGGTCGACGGCGCGATCGTGCAGCCGCAGCCGGTGCAGCCGGGCGGCATCCCGTTCTGGATCGCCGGCGGCGGCGAGAAGGTGACGCTGAAGATCGCGGCGAAGTACGCGTCGTACACGAACTTCACCGGCACCCCCGAGGAGTTCAGCCACAAGAGCGCGGTGCTGCGAGCGCACTGCGAGAGCCTCGGCACCGACTTCGAGGCGATCACCCGGTCGTCGAACTTCAACACGGTCGTCGGCATCGACGAAGCGGATGTCGCGCGGCGCCTCGCGGCCATCGAGGCGCGGCTGGCCCCGTTCCTCGGCCCCGAGAAGGCCGCCTCGCTCATGGCGGAGAACTACCACTCGCCGAACGCCGCCGTCGGCACTCCCGCCCAGGTGGCGGCGAAGCTCGCCCAACGCCGTGAGCTGGGGCTCGGCTACTCGATCCACTACTTCCCCGAGGCGGCCTACGACCGTTCGGGGCTCGAGCTCTTCGCCGCGGAGGTCGTGCCGGCGCTGCGGTAG
- a CDS encoding glutaredoxin family protein — protein MTSPATDLNPARVTMYGAEWCSDCRRSKRLLDARGVDYDYVDLETVADGADRAKAISGRTQIPVVVFPDGTHFTEPTDAELAAKLDEAIAA, from the coding sequence ATGACTTCGCCTGCCACCGACCTGAACCCCGCCCGCGTCACGATGTACGGCGCCGAGTGGTGCAGCGACTGCCGCCGCTCGAAGCGCCTGCTCGACGCGCGCGGCGTCGACTACGACTACGTCGACCTCGAGACCGTCGCCGACGGCGCCGACCGCGCCAAGGCGATCAGCGGCCGCACGCAGATCCCCGTGGTCGTCTTCCCCGACGGCACGCACTTCACCGAGCCGACCGATGCCGAGCTCGCGGCGAAGCTCGACGAGGCCATCGCCGCGTAA
- a CDS encoding TM0106 family RecB-like putative nuclease, whose amino-acid sequence MYLVDGSVVTSASDLKKASECEFAFLRALDAKLGRIEKVPDPEDAMLERSGRLGDQHELNVLDDYRAALGDGVVEIERPDVRDPSAVAAAVDATQAAFAAGAPVVFQATFADEGFIGFADFIVRQPDGRYLVQDSKLARRARVTALLQLAAYAEQLERTGVPCADTVELLLGDGTTSVHRLDDIAPVYRLRRERLEQIVADRLAEDGPVEWGDPRYALDGRCPTCDLEVQAHRDVLLVAGLRVTQRAALHDAGITTIDQLAASFGPVPGVLDATIENLRVQARLQLEAESAELEADASGLRSPDDPPLPPPVVVRDAASLAAIPEPDAGDLFFDFEGDPLYTEGSADDWGLDYLFGMVDNAEQFTPLWAHSFAEERVALVQFLELVALRRAAHPHMHIYHYASYERTHLLSMAARHGVGEAAVDQLLADGVFVDLYPIVKRAVRVGSRSYSIKKLEPLYMGTELREADVKSGGDSILEYVRARELAATGETDPVTGLVGAAAAQYVLDDLADYNRYDCVSTLRLRDWLLGLARDAGVDPVPESLIVEAAKAAGKVYEPTPLAVHLQSIAGPPDDPDRDADHTALALAAAAIDYHDREAKSFWWSHYFRVEQPLEAWEDHRDVLVVDPARSAVVQRWYREDHHRVDRRHVRLRGRIAPGSKFSVGGEPIALYEPPAPFPSHSLRPGSRAWHSVKVLEVFDDGVLIEETAVAGVSWNELPFALAPGTPPQAGRQQGAILEWAQHLERAFPRWPANPSIDVLRRIPPRTRSGAGLVPLGADHDYVAAVTASLRDLDDSYLAVQGPPGTGKTYLASHVITELVGRHAWKIGVVAQSHAVVENVLDAVVRAGLDPELVAKAPKDAKEPGDHGYTFFPKNGVAEYTSAHETSGYVIGGTAWDFSNDNRVPRGSLDLLVIDEAGQFSLASTIASAVGARNLLLLGDPQQLPQVSQGNHPEPIDTSALGWITDGHDVLPAEFGYFLAESRRMHPAVAEPVSRLSYEGELHSHPVASQRSLDGVAPGLTALPIEHFGNTTSSPEEARAVVDLAHSLLGRDWVEETAGRSAASAGSTDAAASARPLTQRDLIVVTPYNAQLSEVRAALDAAGLTEVPVGTVDKFQGQEAVVAIVSLAASSAAAAPRGVEFLLLKNRLNVAISRAKWAAYLLYSPGLLDALPYTPDGVAQLSAFVRLVGDPVLAPVRG is encoded by the coding sequence ATGTACCTGGTTGACGGTTCGGTCGTCACGAGCGCGAGCGACCTGAAGAAGGCGTCCGAGTGCGAGTTCGCCTTCCTCCGCGCGCTCGACGCGAAGCTCGGCCGCATCGAGAAGGTGCCCGACCCCGAAGACGCGATGCTCGAGCGCTCGGGCCGACTCGGCGACCAGCACGAGTTGAACGTGCTCGACGACTACCGTGCCGCGCTCGGCGACGGCGTCGTCGAGATCGAACGGCCCGACGTGCGCGACCCTTCCGCGGTCGCCGCCGCCGTCGACGCCACGCAGGCCGCGTTCGCGGCGGGCGCCCCGGTCGTCTTCCAGGCGACCTTCGCCGACGAGGGCTTCATCGGCTTCGCCGACTTCATCGTGCGCCAGCCCGACGGCCGCTACCTGGTGCAGGATTCGAAGCTCGCCCGGCGAGCCCGGGTCACCGCACTGCTCCAGCTCGCCGCCTACGCCGAACAGCTCGAGCGCACGGGCGTGCCGTGCGCCGACACTGTCGAACTGCTGCTCGGCGACGGCACCACGAGCGTGCACCGCCTCGACGACATCGCCCCGGTCTACCGGCTGCGCCGCGAGCGGCTCGAGCAGATCGTGGCCGACCGGCTCGCCGAAGACGGCCCGGTCGAGTGGGGCGACCCGCGCTACGCCCTCGACGGGCGCTGCCCGACGTGCGACCTCGAGGTGCAGGCGCACCGCGACGTGCTGCTCGTCGCCGGCCTCAGGGTCACGCAGCGCGCAGCCCTGCACGACGCGGGCATCACGACGATCGACCAGCTCGCGGCATCCTTCGGACCGGTGCCCGGCGTGCTCGACGCGACGATCGAGAACCTGCGGGTGCAGGCGCGACTGCAGCTCGAGGCCGAGTCCGCAGAGCTCGAAGCGGATGCATCGGGGCTCCGCTCCCCTGACGACCCGCCGCTGCCGCCGCCCGTCGTCGTGCGCGACGCCGCCTCGCTCGCCGCCATCCCCGAGCCCGACGCCGGCGACCTCTTCTTCGACTTCGAGGGCGACCCCCTCTACACCGAGGGCTCGGCCGACGACTGGGGCCTCGACTACCTCTTCGGCATGGTCGACAACGCCGAGCAGTTCACGCCGCTCTGGGCACACTCCTTCGCCGAGGAGCGGGTCGCGCTCGTGCAGTTCCTCGAGCTCGTGGCGCTGCGCCGGGCCGCCCACCCGCACATGCACATCTACCACTACGCGAGCTACGAGCGCACGCACCTGCTCTCGATGGCCGCGCGGCATGGCGTCGGCGAGGCCGCCGTCGACCAGTTGCTCGCCGACGGCGTCTTCGTCGACCTCTACCCGATCGTCAAGCGCGCGGTGCGCGTCGGCAGCCGCTCGTACTCGATCAAGAAGCTCGAGCCGCTCTACATGGGCACCGAACTGCGCGAGGCCGACGTGAAGTCGGGCGGCGACTCCATTCTCGAATACGTGCGCGCCCGCGAGCTCGCGGCGACCGGCGAGACCGACCCGGTCACCGGTCTGGTCGGGGCGGCGGCCGCCCAGTACGTGCTCGACGACCTCGCCGACTACAACCGCTACGACTGCGTCTCGACCCTGCGGCTCCGCGACTGGCTGCTCGGACTCGCACGCGACGCCGGTGTCGACCCCGTGCCCGAGTCGCTCATCGTCGAGGCGGCCAAGGCCGCGGGCAAGGTCTACGAACCCACCCCGCTCGCCGTGCACCTGCAGTCGATCGCGGGCCCGCCCGACGACCCCGATCGCGACGCCGACCACACCGCCCTCGCCCTCGCGGCCGCCGCGATCGACTATCACGACCGCGAGGCGAAGAGCTTCTGGTGGTCGCACTACTTCCGCGTCGAGCAGCCGCTCGAGGCCTGGGAGGATCACCGCGACGTGCTCGTCGTCGACCCGGCACGGTCGGCCGTGGTGCAGCGCTGGTACCGCGAAGACCACCACCGCGTCGACCGACGGCATGTGCGTCTACGGGGCCGCATCGCGCCGGGGTCGAAGTTCAGCGTGGGCGGTGAACCGATCGCGCTCTACGAACCGCCGGCACCCTTCCCGAGCCATTCGCTGCGGCCCGGGTCGCGGGCGTGGCACTCGGTGAAGGTGCTCGAGGTGTTCGACGACGGCGTGCTCATCGAAGAGACCGCGGTCGCCGGCGTCTCGTGGAATGAGCTGCCGTTCGCCCTCGCCCCCGGCACGCCCCCGCAGGCCGGCCGCCAGCAGGGGGCGATCCTCGAGTGGGCGCAGCACCTCGAACGCGCCTTCCCGCGCTGGCCCGCGAACCCCTCGATCGACGTGCTGCGCCGCATCCCGCCGCGCACGCGCAGCGGTGCCGGCCTCGTGCCGCTCGGTGCCGACCACGACTACGTCGCCGCGGTCACCGCGTCGCTCCGCGACCTCGACGACTCGTACCTCGCGGTGCAGGGCCCCCCGGGCACCGGCAAGACGTACCTGGCCTCCCATGTGATCACCGAACTCGTGGGGCGGCACGCCTGGAAGATCGGCGTCGTCGCCCAGTCGCACGCCGTGGTCGAGAACGTGCTCGACGCCGTCGTGCGAGCGGGCCTCGACCCCGAGCTCGTCGCGAAGGCCCCGAAAGACGCGAAGGAGCCCGGCGACCACGGGTACACCTTCTTCCCGAAGAACGGCGTCGCCGAGTACACATCGGCCCACGAAACCTCGGGATACGTCATCGGCGGCACCGCGTGGGACTTCTCGAACGACAACCGCGTGCCCCGCGGCTCGCTCGACCTGCTCGTCATCGACGAGGCCGGCCAGTTCTCGCTCGCCTCGACCATCGCCTCGGCGGTCGGCGCGCGCAACCTGCTGCTGCTCGGCGACCCCCAGCAGCTGCCGCAGGTGAGCCAGGGCAACCACCCCGAACCCATCGACACCTCGGCGCTCGGCTGGATCACCGACGGCCACGACGTGCTGCCCGCCGAGTTCGGCTACTTCCTCGCCGAGAGCCGGCGCATGCACCCCGCCGTCGCCGAGCCGGTGTCGCGTCTCTCGTACGAGGGCGAGCTGCACTCGCACCCGGTGGCCTCGCAACGTTCGCTCGACGGCGTCGCTCCGGGCCTCACCGCGCTGCCGATCGAGCACTTCGGCAACACGACCTCGTCGCCCGAAGAGGCGCGCGCGGTCGTCGACCTGGCTCACTCATTGCTCGGGCGCGACTGGGTCGAAGAGACCGCCGGGCGATCGGCGGCCTCAGCCGGGTCGACGGATGCTGCGGCATCCGCTCGCCCACTGACGCAGCGCGACCTCATCGTCGTGACGCCGTACAACGCGCAGCTCTCCGAGGTGCGGGCCGCGCTCGACGCGGCAGGGCTGACCGAGGTGCCGGTCGGCACGGTCGACAAGTTCCAGGGTCAGGAGGCGGTCGTCGCGATCGTCTCGCTCGCCGCGTCGTCGGCAGCGGCCGCGCCGCGCGGCGTCGAGTTCCTGCTCCTGAAGAACCGGCTGAACGTGGCGATCTCGCGGGCGAAGTGGGCGGCGTACCTGCTCTACTCGCCCGGGCTGCTCGACGCCCTGCCGTACACGCCCGACGGGGTGGCGCAGCTCAGTGCGTTCGTGAGGCTCGTCGGCGACCCGGTGCTCGCTCCCGTGCGCGGCTGA
- a CDS encoding LLM class flavin-dependent oxidoreductase: MTSSPRLSVLDLIPVRTGQTSAGALAASVRLAQLADRLGFTRYWFAEHHNMPAVASTTPPVLIAAIAAKTERIRVGSGGVMLPNHAPLVVAEQFAALEAFAPGRIDLGIGRAPGSDPVITQLLRISGPTADVDRFPDHIADILSLLSPDGATLRLTSGREYAITATPAATDVPTLWLLGSSDYSAKLAASLGLPYVFANHFSGEGLERALELYRTEYRPSEAHPTPETFLTANASVAPTHEEARARALPQMHSMARLRTNRPMRPLETVEEALAAPADSVGDELIAAMEQRWIIGDPAAAASELRTLAERHGIDEIMLAPIGGSYDGEALDATPGREQTLELLANELLANELLANAASAAG; this comes from the coding sequence ATGACTTCTTCACCCCGCCTCTCCGTGCTCGACCTCATCCCGGTGCGCACCGGCCAGACGAGCGCAGGTGCGCTCGCGGCATCCGTTCGCCTCGCGCAGCTCGCCGATCGCCTCGGCTTCACCCGATACTGGTTCGCCGAGCACCACAACATGCCGGCCGTCGCCTCGACGACGCCGCCGGTGCTGATCGCCGCGATCGCGGCGAAGACCGAGCGCATCAGGGTCGGCTCGGGCGGCGTCATGCTGCCGAACCACGCGCCGCTCGTCGTCGCCGAGCAGTTCGCGGCGCTCGAGGCGTTCGCCCCCGGTCGCATCGACCTGGGCATCGGTCGCGCCCCGGGCAGCGACCCCGTCATCACGCAGCTCCTGCGCATCTCGGGACCGACGGCAGACGTCGACCGGTTCCCCGACCACATCGCCGACATCCTGTCGCTCCTCTCCCCCGACGGAGCGACGCTCCGCCTCACGAGCGGCCGCGAGTACGCGATCACGGCGACCCCGGCGGCGACGGATGTCCCGACGCTCTGGCTGCTCGGGTCGAGCGACTACTCGGCGAAGCTCGCCGCCTCACTCGGCCTGCCGTACGTCTTCGCGAACCACTTCTCGGGCGAGGGCCTCGAGCGGGCGCTCGAGCTCTACCGCACGGAGTACCGGCCGAGCGAGGCGCACCCGACGCCCGAGACGTTCCTCACCGCGAACGCCTCGGTCGCCCCCACCCACGAAGAGGCTCGCGCCCGGGCACTGCCCCAGATGCACTCGATGGCGCGGCTCCGCACCAATCGACCGATGCGCCCGCTCGAGACCGTCGAGGAGGCACTCGCCGCCCCCGCCGACTCGGTCGGCGACGAGCTCATCGCGGCCATGGAGCAGCGCTGGATCATCGGCGACCCCGCTGCCGCGGCATCCGAACTGCGCACCCTCGCGGAGCGCCACGGCATCGACGAGATCATGCTCGCGCCCATCGGCGGCAGCTACGACGGCGAAGCCCTCGACGCGACTCCCGGGCGCGAGCAGACGCTCGAACTGCTCGCGAACGAGTTGCTCGCGAACGAGTTGCTCGCGAACGCCGCATCCGCCGCGGGCTGA
- a CDS encoding baeRF11 domain-containing protein, with translation MTVHYALPTAADFTALAGLHHPSITIYASTSPVVSERERAEVAVKSSFDEAIERVKASGAPNAELEALRRERDAVIGDQQIWAGLARSIAIFVAPGFSEVFVLPNRLDDAVHVGSHFTLGQLLRAPSQDQEAFALTLSANEWSLWHATPTDRAARLDVDESHDKSLDDAINRDPENDDKPRGGKHGDRGVSGDERRKAFFELYAKRVADATRHELMQRDPDDRVPLFVFAAEPLLSLFIDRIRNGRRVVAVPGAPDRLGAAEIDEALRVQLGRLNVAEADGALRQLTEGTAGRVERDLAAIAREAADGAVEVFWFDFTTSVNGTLDRESGAIEFASGHGADEQLSDGTHAGDLLPQLALLVMAKGGKVVTVRSDDLDGTVWSGPAMAELRFALA, from the coding sequence ATGACCGTACATTACGCATTGCCCACCGCAGCCGATTTCACCGCGCTTGCCGGGCTGCATCATCCGTCGATCACGATCTACGCGTCGACCTCGCCCGTCGTGAGCGAGCGGGAGCGCGCCGAGGTGGCGGTGAAGAGCTCCTTCGACGAGGCGATCGAACGCGTGAAGGCGTCGGGCGCCCCGAACGCCGAGCTCGAGGCGCTCCGCCGCGAGCGCGACGCCGTGATCGGCGACCAGCAGATCTGGGCCGGACTCGCCCGGTCGATCGCGATCTTCGTCGCTCCGGGGTTCAGCGAGGTCTTCGTGCTGCCGAACCGGCTCGACGATGCCGTGCACGTCGGCTCGCACTTCACCCTCGGTCAGCTGCTGCGGGCACCGAGCCAGGACCAGGAGGCGTTCGCGCTCACGCTGTCGGCCAACGAGTGGTCGCTGTGGCATGCGACGCCGACCGATCGGGCCGCGCGCCTCGACGTCGACGAGTCGCACGACAAGAGCCTCGACGACGCCATCAACCGCGACCCCGAGAACGACGACAAGCCGCGCGGCGGCAAGCACGGCGACCGCGGCGTGAGCGGCGACGAACGCCGCAAGGCCTTCTTCGAGCTCTACGCGAAGCGCGTCGCCGACGCCACACGGCACGAGCTCATGCAGCGCGACCCCGACGACCGCGTGCCGCTCTTCGTCTTCGCCGCCGAACCGCTGCTCAGCCTCTTCATCGACCGCATCCGCAACGGACGCCGTGTCGTGGCGGTGCCCGGGGCACCCGATCGCCTCGGCGCCGCCGAGATCGACGAGGCGCTCCGCGTGCAGCTCGGGCGGCTGAACGTCGCCGAGGCCGACGGTGCGCTGCGTCAGCTCACCGAGGGCACGGCGGGCCGGGTCGAACGCGACCTCGCCGCGATCGCGCGCGAGGCGGCGGATGGCGCGGTCGAGGTCTTCTGGTTCGACTTCACGACTTCGGTGAACGGCACGCTCGACCGCGAGTCGGGTGCGATCGAGTTCGCGAGCGGGCACGGGGCCGACGAGCAGTTGAGCGACGGCACCCATGCCGGCGACCTGTTGCCGCAGCTGGCGCTGCTCGTGATGGCGAAGGGCGGCAAGGTCGTCACGGTGCGCAGCGACGACCTCGACGGCACGGTGTGGTCGGGTCCGGCGATGGCCGAGCTGAGGTTCGCGCTGGCGTAG
- a CDS encoding PPOX class F420-dependent oxidoreductase: protein MTQNAGPVPLTETEASELLAAHQFGVLATLKRDGQPHLATMLYSWDAAERTARFSTTATRLKATHLRRDPRASLHVSGDDPWSYATVEGRAEVSAPTEEPGDDVGLELLGMLAAELRPENPTAFFTEAVAEGRVVVRLTADRVGGTRLDFGD from the coding sequence ATGACCCAGAACGCCGGACCCGTCCCCCTCACCGAGACCGAAGCATCGGAGCTGCTCGCCGCGCACCAGTTCGGGGTGCTCGCCACGCTCAAGCGCGACGGCCAGCCCCACCTCGCCACCATGCTCTACTCGTGGGACGCAGCGGAACGGACTGCTCGATTCTCGACGACCGCCACCCGGCTGAAGGCGACCCACCTCAGGCGTGACCCCCGAGCGTCGCTGCACGTCTCGGGCGATGACCCGTGGTCGTACGCGACGGTCGAGGGGCGGGCCGAGGTCTCAGCTCCGACCGAGGAGCCGGGCGACGACGTCGGCCTGGAGCTGCTCGGCATGCTCGCTGCCGAGCTGCGTCCGGAGAACCCCACCGCGTTCTTCACCGAGGCGGTCGCCGAGGGTCGGGTCGTGGTGCGGCTCACTGCCGACCGGGTCGGCGGCACCCGCCTCGACTTCGGCGACTGA
- a CDS encoding FAD-binding oxidoreductase, giving the protein MNTPMPSVATTDPATLSLREALAFLDDRIAGRVLISGDPGWDDARSAWNLAVDQRPTAIVVATTADDVVHTVRAAAELGLAVAPQATGHNAGPLAADDGLAGAILLRTHEMRGVEIDAESRIARVEAGAQWGDVVAAVAPLGLTALAGTAHDVGVVGYTLGGGVSWLARSHGLAANHVVAIEVVTADGAARRVDAEHEPELFWALRGGGGDLGVVTALEFGLFDVPALSAGMLLWPIERTAEVFTAWSEWIDGIPTSVTSVARVLRLPPMPELPPFLSGRSLVVIEVAMQEDPAKVDELLAPLRALVPEVDTVHPQASAELLQLHMDPPQPVPGFGDGMLLAELTPAAIRAFVDAVGPDASSALLSAEVRHLGGMMDPGVARAAASVQGTPQPGVTAGFDAGFLLFGVGIAMPDNGEALAASLGRLLSAVEPWSAGSDYLNFAEHARPAERFFGDDLERLRAVKQAVDPTGVMRSNHPIG; this is encoded by the coding sequence GTGAACACCCCCATGCCGTCGGTCGCCACGACCGACCCAGCCACGCTCTCGCTCCGCGAGGCGCTCGCATTCCTCGACGACCGCATCGCCGGTCGCGTGCTCATCTCCGGCGACCCCGGATGGGACGACGCCCGCTCCGCCTGGAACCTCGCGGTCGACCAACGCCCCACCGCGATCGTCGTCGCCACGACCGCCGACGACGTCGTGCACACCGTGCGCGCGGCGGCGGAGCTCGGCCTCGCCGTCGCTCCGCAGGCCACCGGCCACAACGCCGGCCCGCTCGCGGCGGACGACGGACTCGCCGGCGCGATCCTGCTGCGCACGCATGAGATGCGCGGCGTGGAGATCGATGCCGAGTCGCGCATCGCCCGCGTCGAGGCGGGCGCCCAGTGGGGCGACGTCGTCGCCGCAGTGGCGCCGCTCGGGCTCACCGCGCTCGCCGGAACGGCCCACGATGTCGGCGTCGTCGGCTACACGCTCGGCGGCGGGGTGAGCTGGCTCGCCCGCTCGCATGGGCTCGCCGCCAACCACGTCGTCGCGATCGAGGTCGTCACGGCCGACGGTGCGGCACGCCGGGTCGACGCCGAGCACGAGCCCGAGCTGTTCTGGGCGCTCCGCGGCGGCGGCGGCGACCTCGGCGTCGTCACCGCGCTCGAGTTCGGCCTCTTCGACGTGCCCGCGCTGAGCGCCGGCATGCTGCTCTGGCCGATCGAGCGCACGGCCGAGGTCTTCACCGCCTGGTCGGAGTGGATCGACGGCATCCCGACCTCGGTCACGTCGGTCGCCCGCGTACTGCGCCTGCCGCCGATGCCCGAGCTGCCGCCGTTCCTCTCGGGACGCTCGCTCGTCGTCATCGAGGTCGCGATGCAGGAGGACCCCGCCAAGGTCGACGAACTGCTCGCGCCGCTCCGCGCCCTCGTGCCCGAGGTCGACACGGTGCACCCGCAGGCCTCGGCCGAGCTGCTGCAGCTGCACATGGATCCGCCGCAGCCGGTCCCCGGATTCGGCGACGGCATGCTGCTCGCCGAGCTGACCCCTGCCGCGATCCGCGCCTTCGTCGACGCGGTCGGGCCGGATGCCTCATCGGCGCTGCTCTCCGCCGAGGTCCGACACCTCGGGGGCATGATGGATCCGGGCGTCGCGCGCGCCGCGGCATCCGTGCAGGGCACCCCGCAGCCGGGCGTCACCGCAGGGTTCGATGCCGGCTTCCTGCTGTTCGGGGTCGGCATCGCGATGCCCGACAACGGCGAGGCGCTCGCCGCGTCGCTCGGCCGCCTGCTCTCGGCCGTCGAACCGTGGAGTGCGGGCAGCGACTACCTGAACTTCGCCGAGCACGCCCGCCCCGCCGAGCGGTTCTTCGGCGACGATCTCGAGCGACTGCGTGCGGTCAAGCAGGCTGTCGACCCGACGGGTGTGATGCGTTCGAACCACCCGATCGGGTGA
- a CDS encoding YdeI/OmpD-associated family protein has translation MRFATTMSQVGNNTGIEVPPTVIEALGGGKKPPVVVVVNGYEYRSTVAVMGGRFMISFSSDKRAATGIGGGDPIEVDLELDTAPRTVEVPDDLAAALETAGARAAFDALSPSARKAHVTAVEGAKAAETRQRRIDGIVAKLAG, from the coding sequence ATGCGATTCGCGACGACGATGTCCCAGGTCGGCAACAACACCGGCATCGAGGTGCCGCCCACGGTGATCGAGGCGCTCGGCGGCGGCAAGAAACCGCCCGTCGTCGTGGTCGTGAACGGTTACGAGTACCGCAGCACCGTCGCGGTCATGGGCGGCCGGTTCATGATCTCGTTCAGTTCCGACAAGCGAGCGGCCACGGGCATCGGCGGCGGCGATCCGATCGAGGTCGACCTCGAGCTCGACACGGCGCCCCGCACGGTCGAGGTGCCCGACGACCTCGCGGCCGCGCTCGAGACGGCCGGCGCGCGTGCGGCATTCGATGCGCTCTCCCCGAGCGCGAGGAAGGCGCACGTCACTGCGGTCGAGGGCGCGAAGGCGGCCGAGACGCGGCAGCGGCGCATCGACGGCATCGTGGCGAAGCTCGCCGGGTGA